CAATGCCAAGGTATGGGCCGTATTGTAGTTGTTAAATTTACTGTTTTAATTATGTGTATCTTgctttaattattcaaatctgaacatatTTCTCTACAAGTTCTGTTTAAAAAAGGCAATGTTTGGGGGATCAAAATTTTGTCATTGAAAACTGatcaattcattttaattatttattatgagaaAAATCTATTCCAAACTTCCAGAATAAATATGCATCTTATTCTGGAATTCtagtgtattttttaatgttgcttAAATTCATTACTCtataaatttctttgttttccAGGGATCACAAATATTCACTTCCTCATCCAAAACTGGAAAAAACCAAGTAGTACAATTCGTATGTTCCTTTCCTAATAGTAGTCCACATTCAAACAGACAATTATTTCTGGTATAGTttgaaaatatgtcaattttttctCATGGGAAAAGTAGCAGTTTCTTTTCTCAGAGGAAATGTACTCCAAGTCTATGTCTGTCTTAATGTCTATtgcagatatttttatatagttttgttcTCCTGTTCGTAAGGATATGGAATGTCTTGAAAGAAGAGGATACTGTTGAAATCCTCCAACATAGGCATGAAACCCCATTACGTCTGATGTTATAGTTGCGGATTCAATTTGATCAGTATTGACATCTATCATCACAACTAATCCTTCATGTTTTCCATTTTTGGGAAATGGTCTCCttcttgaaaatatgaataggaTGACATTCAGGATTTGAAATAAGgactaaaatattcaataccTTCAAGGACCCAATTTGAAGATTCATTTgctagatttttttcttctctttgaagctttgaaagtttttttgaatatttactttCACGAAACATATTTTCTgctttttctaaattaaagaCACAGCAGAGCCCTTCATCTATTGGAAAAGATTCAAATAAGGATGAGCAGGAGATTTCCTGCTTTTTCCAccaacattttttgataaatgaaactATATAAAGGTACAAATAATGGtggttttttgcttttttctaataaaaaattatttacttactttTCTGAATAGGTTTGGAAACATCAAAACAGGGCATTTTGTCAAACCATAAGagataaaaaagttcattatatG
The sequence above is a segment of the Lepeophtheirus salmonis unplaced genomic scaffold, UVic_Lsal_1.4 unplaced_contig_1138_pilon, whole genome shotgun sequence genome. Coding sequences within it:
- the LOC121130738 gene encoding uncharacterized protein, with amino-acid sequence MNYLSRQLEGSENILIDTTNEGQCLMISMAEKSTIFKSECDREANIISVKNLPMCPYRKSTEKPTNQLLLPEKAYYIGQYSGLVRKWIDTFFSDLNEDKAYNELFYLLWFDKMPCFDVSKPIQKISFIKKCWWKKQEISCSSLFESFPIDEGLCCVFNLEKAENMFRESKYSKKLSKLQREEKNLANESSNWVLEEGDHFPKMENMKD